A stretch of DNA from Bacteroidales bacterium WCE2008:
TTACCTCGTGGATTGAGCGGGTGATGAAAGAGCATGGCTGGAGTTACGAGATCATAATGGTCGATGACGGCAGCCGTGACGGTTCGTGGGATACTATCATGGAACTCGCCGCCTCCAATCCGGATATCCATGGCATCTCTTTCCGCAGGAATTACGGCAAGTCGGCCGCACTTTTCTGCGGCTTCAAGGAGGCCTCCGGAAGGGTTGTCGTCACTATGGACGCCGACCTTCAGGATTCTCCTGACGAGATTCCGGAGATGTACCGGATGGTAGTTGAAGACGGATATGACGTGGTTTCAGGCTGGAAGCAGCATCGTCAGGACAACAAGCTTACGAAGAACCTTCCTTCCAAGCTGTACAATGCGACTGCGAGGCGTATCACCGGCATCAAGCTTCATGACATGAATTGCGGTATCAAGGCCTACCGCAACGAGGTCGTCAAGAATATAGAGGTATATGGCGAGATGCATAGGTATATTCCTTACCTTGCCAAGAATGCCGGGTTCGACAAGATTACAGAGAAGCCGGTGCATCATCAGAAGCGCAAATACGGAAAGAGCAAGTTCGGTCTGGAGCGCTTCGTCAACGGGTTCCTGGATCTTCTTAGCCTGTGGTTCCTGAGCGCTTTCGGCAAGAGGCCGATGCACTTCTTCGGTTTTACCGGAATACTGATGTTCCTGATAGGCGGTATCATGGCCATCTGGATCATCGTGGAGAAGCTGATCCGTCAGGCCCACGGACTGAACTTCCGTGCTGTTACCGACCAGCCGCTGTTTTACCTCGCCCTCGTCGCCGTCCTTCTGGGAGCGATGTTCTTCCTGGCAGGTTTCCTCGGCGAGATGATTGCCCGCAGTTCCTCAGAACGCAACAGCTACAATATCCGCAGTCAGTTCTGATCACCGCATTATGACATCCAAGCCGGTCCGTTTCCTCGGGCCGGCTTTTTTCATTCTCTTCCCCCAGTCCAACGGCCGCG
This window harbors:
- a CDS encoding Glycosyltransferase involved in cell wall bisynthesis; this encodes MDFKKDISVIVPLLNEKESLPELTSWIERVMKEHGWSYEIIMVDDGSRDGSWDTIMELAASNPDIHGISFRRNYGKSAALFCGFKEASGRVVVTMDADLQDSPDEIPEMYRMVVEDGYDVVSGWKQHRQDNKLTKNLPSKLYNATARRITGIKLHDMNCGIKAYRNEVVKNIEVYGEMHRYIPYLAKNAGFDKITEKPVHHQKRKYGKSKFGLERFVNGFLDLLSLWFLSAFGKRPMHFFGFTGILMFLIGGIMAIWIIVEKLIRQAHGLNFRAVTDQPLFYLALVAVLLGAMFFLAGFLGEMIARSSSERNSYNIRSQF